CGGTCCAGCCCGGCCGGCAGCACCTCGCCGAGGCGGTCGACCAGTGTGAGCAGCGGGCGGTGCATGACGGTCGTGTACTGGGCGTGGATCAGCGTGCCGACCTGGCGCTGCGCCGCCTCGACGACGCGAGGGTGGCAGTGGCCGGTGCTGGTCACCCCGATGCCGGCGGTGAAGTCGAGATAGCGGCGGTCGTCCTCGTCGTACAGCAGGACGCCCTCGCCGCGGGCGGCCAGGACGCCGGTCGCCTGCTTGAGGAGCTGGGAGAGCTCGGCCACGGGGTTCCCCCTCGTTGGAAGACTGGTAGATTGTCGACAATCAGCGTATCTCAGACGTCTCTGGCGGTGAAGGGGGTCCGATGACCGAGCTGGACATGATTCGGCAGGACGAGCAGGCGGGTTCGGGCGAGGGCTCGGGCAAGGGTTCGAGCGAGGGCTCGGGCAGGGGGTCGAGCGAGGGCTCGGGCAGGGGGTCGAGCGAGGGCTCGGGCAGGGGGTCGAGCGAGGGCTCGGGCAGGGGGTCCAGCGAGGGTTCGGGCGACGGTTCGGGCGGGGGGCCGGGCAAGGGCTCGGGCAGGGGTTCGGGCGAGGCCACGGGTTCGGGCTCGGACGAGGCGCGGGTCGTCGACGCCGTCCACAAACGCCTGTACGTCGGCGGGCAGTGGCGCGACGCGGCCGGCGGCGCGACGTTCGACGTACTCGATCCGTCGACCGGCGAGAAGCTGTGCGCGGTCGCCGACGCGACTCCGGCCGACGGCCGGGCCGCGCTGGACGCCGCGGTCGCCGCGCAGAAGTCGTTCGCCGCGACCTCGCCGCGCGAGCGGGCCGACCTGCTCACCGCCGCGTTCGAGCTGCTGCACGATCGGATCGACGACCTCGCGCTGCTGATGACGCTGGAGATGGGCAAGCCGCTGGCCGAGGCGCGCGGCGAGATCACATACGCCGCCGAGTTCTTCCGGCACTTCGCGGGCGAGGCCGTCCGGATCGACGGCGGCTACCAGACCGCACCGGCCGGGGGAGCGCGGTTCCTGGTCGCCCGGCAGCCGGTCGGGCCGTGCCTGCTGATCACGCCCTGGAACTTCCCGATGGCGATGGGCACCCGCAAGCTCGGACCGGCGATCGCGGCCGGGTGCACCAGCGTCATCAAGCCGGCGCACCAGACGCCGCTGTCGATGCTCGCGCTGATGGACATCCTCGCCGAGGCCGGCGTACCGGCCGGCGTGGTCAACTGCGTCACCGCGATGGACGCGGGCGGCGTGATGGAGCCGCTGATCCGCTCCGGCGACGCGCGCAAGCTGTCGTTCACCGGGTCGACCAAGGTCGGCCGGGCGCTGCTGGAGCAGTGCGCCGAGAAGGTGCTGCGGACATCCCTCGAGCTCGGCGGCAACGCGCCGTTCGTGGTGTTCGAGGACGCCGACCTGGACGAGGCGGTCGACGGCGCGATCGCGGCCAAGATGCGCAACATGGGCGAGGCCTGTACGGCGGCCAACCGGATCTACGTGCACGCCTCGGTGATCGACGAGTTCGGTCGCCGGCTGGCCGATCGGATGGGTGCCCTGACGGTCGGCCGGGGGACCGGTGACGGTGTCCAGGTCGGCCCGCTGATCGACGCGGCGGCGCTGGCCAAGGTCGAGTCGCTGGTCGCCGACGCGGTCGATCGGGGCGCGTCCGTGCTGACCGGAGGATCGGTTGCTGAGGGCAACGGGTATTTCTACCCGCCGACCGTGCTCACCGGCGTACCGCGGGACGCCCGGATGGCCGATCAGGAGATCTTCGGTCCGGTGGCGCCGCTGACGCCGTTCGAGAGCGAGGACGAGGTGGTCGCCGCGGCGAACGACACGGAGTACGGGCTGGTCTCTTACGTCTACACGAACGACCTGCGCCGGGCCCTGCGGGTCGCCGAGGCGCTGGAGACCGGGATGGTCGGGCTGAACCAGGGCGTCGTGTCCAACCCGGCCGCGCCGTTCGGCGGCATCAAGCAGTCGGGCCTCGGCCGCGAGGGAGGGCCGAACGGCATCGACGAGTTCCTGGAGACGAAGTACATCGGGATCGCCCTGAAGTAGGACTGGTACGGTCGGTGGTTGCCGAGTCCGGCGCTCACCTCAGGAGTTCACCTTGCTGTTGGATCGGCCCGTTCAGGACCAGATCGTGCTCACCACGGTCGGCGGTGCCGAGGACCTGCTCACCGGACCCGACATCACCGACCGCACCGACGGGGCTGTCACCTGCCGGATCGACGGCTCGCTGCGGCCGTTGCACGGCACGCGGCTCTACCTGACGGCCGCCGTACCGCTGGCCGACGAAGCCGCCGTACTGCGGTCGGCCGACACCGGCGTACTGTCCGCGCTGGACGAGCCGGTCCGGTTCCGGATCGCACCCGGTACGCCGGACGCCCGCGCGCTGTGGGACGTGCTGGTCGACAAACTCGGGTGGTCGGAGAACACGTCGGACTGGGCGGTGAACTTCGTCGCGGACCCCTCCGACGGCGGCCGCTGGCTCGGCGAGATCGGGCCGCTGCACTGGTCGCGGAACTACCCGCAGCTGGAGCGCCTGCCCTGGTCGACCAAGCCGGTGGTCGCGGAGGTGATGGTCCGGCTGGCGAAGGTCGGGACCGAGCACCACATCTTCGACCCGTTCTGCGGGACCGGGACGATCCTGCTCGCGGCGCACCCGTTCGCGTACGGGCGACTGGTCGGCTCGGACCGTGACGAGAAGGCGATCGAGCTCGCCCGCGAGAACGTGGCCCGCGCGGGGATCACGGCGGAGCTGTCGGTCGGCCAGGCGGAGAAGTCGTCGCTCGCCTCGGGGAGCATTGACCGGGTGATCACGAACCTGCCGTTCGGCAAGCTGGTCGGGAGCCATGGCGACAACGCGAAGCTCTACCCGGCGGTGCTGAAAGAGATCGCCCGGGTACTGCGGCCGGACGGTCGCGCCGTCCTGCTGACCGAGGACAAACGGCTACTGAAGGACTCGGTCGCGCGGACACCCGAGGTGAAGATCGTCCGCGAACGCCTCCTGAAGTACTCCGGCGCCAGCCCGACGGTCTTCGTGCTGTCGGGTACGCGCCGTCGCCAGACTCGGCGATGACCCTGGGTCCGGCTCCCGCTGAACCCGAGGTCGATTCGCGCTGCCCCTTGGGCTCCCACTAAACCCGCTCCCGACCCACTCCGCGCTGGCTCGGCTCCGCGCCGCTCCCGTTCCGCGCCGCTCCCGTTCCGCGCCGCCGTCAGAATCGCCGCTCATCGCGCCAACCTTCGCTGAGCGCTGCCCCGCCACTGCCCTCCGCCGGGCCTGCTGGCCGCAGCCGGCCCAGCCGCGGCTTCCCAGCTGAGCTCCGCACTCGGTCGCTCTCCGCTTCCGCGCTTCCCGCCGGGCCTCCCGCCCTGCCGACCCCGGCTCCCAGCCGAGCCGCGCTTTCCGCCGATCGCCGCTGAGCGCCGGTTCCCCGTGCACCCTGCCCCGAGCTGTTGTGTCCGAAGAATGCGCATCCGTCCGAAGGACCGAGCGTTATAGGGCACGGATTCTCGGACGGATACGGAATCTTCGGACGCTACGGGGCTGGCCCGAGGGGACGCAGGGCTGGCCCGAGGGAATGGAGGCCCGAGGGGCTTCGGGGTCAGCGGTTGGTGAGGCGGGTGATGGCGTCGTCCATGTGGGCGACCAGGAGTTGGTCGGTCAGTGACGCGTCGCCTTGCTGGATGGCCGTGGCGAGCGCGAGGTGCTCTTCGATACGGACCTCCGAGGCCGAGTACGTCTCCTCGAGGGCGTGGATGCACATCCGGGTCTCGGTGATGAACGTCTGGTGCATCCGGGCCAGCCGTGGGCTCGCGGCGAGCCGGACGAGGGTTTCGTGGAACTCGATGTCCAGCTCGCCCACCGCGGCCGGGGTCCAGGCCGCGGCCATCTCGGTGACGATGTCGATCAACGTCTGGCCGGCCGCCGCGTATCCGCCCTGGAGGATCTTCCGGGCCGCCGCGCGCTCGACCGCTTCCCGCGCGAGGTACATGTCGCGGACGTCGTCCGGGGTCATGTCCACCACGAACAGGCCGCGGTTGCGGATCGCGACCAGCAGCCCCTCCTGGGTCAGCCGCTGCATGCCCTCACGCAGCGGGCCCCGGCTGACCCCGAGCTTGCGCGCGAGGTCGGCCTCACCGAGCTGAGTGCCCGGCTTGAGCTCCCCGTGACCGATGGCCTTGCGGAGTTTGTCGGCAATGATGCTCGGCGTCGACTCCTGGGCCAGCGGTTCGATGTAGTTCGTCACTTCTGTGCTCCAAAGAGAGTTCCCAATCCTGGGAACGACGGTACCGGGCCGAGCAGGTGCAAACCCTTCCAGACCGTCACCTGGTTGGCGGTCAGGACCGGCTTGCCGACGGCTGCCTCCAGCTGGTCGATAATCTGCAAGGTGTGCATCGCGGTGTCCGGCACCAGCACGGCCTCCGCGTCAGGGTGGTCGGCCGCCTTGACCATCGCGACCACCTGGTCCGGCGCGAGCGTGCCGACCTCGGCGGCGGTGATGATCCCGTGGCTGCCCATCGACACGACCTCGGCCCCGCCCGCGGTGAGGAACCGGACGAAGTGCTTGGCGACGTCCTCCGGGTACGACGCGGCGACCGCGACCTTGGTCAGCCCGAGGTGCTTCAGTGCGTCGACGAACGCGATCGACGTCGACGACGCCGGTACGCCGAGCGCCTGGGCCACGCCGGAGGCCTGGTTCCGCGCGCCCTCGGGGCCGAACACGAAACTGCCCGACGTGCAGGCCCACATGACCGCGTCCGGGGCGGCGGCCGCCAGCTCGCTCGCTCCGTCGGCCAGGCGTTCGGCCCGCCCGAGATCCAGCAGCGCGTCGACCCGGTGCGCGTCCTCGCCGACCGAGGTGATCACCACCGGCAGCCGGACCGAGCCGTCGAGTCGCGCCTCTAGCGCGGGGTAGTCGTCCTCCGCGCTGTGCCCTGGATAGAGCAGGCCTACAGTCACCATGCTGGCTCCCTGTCACCGGAGTAGGTAGATTGTCGACAATGTTAACCCCACTCGCGCCTGGCACTCCCCAGCTCGGACCGTCTGATCCCGACGACTCCCAGGGCGGGGTTCAGATGGTTGACCGGGGGGAGAGGGAAGGCAGTGGCGCCCCCTCGGATGCGGGCGGGTACGGCGTACAGCGGATGCTGCCGTTGCTGGATCTCGACGCGTTGGCCGCGGTGAAGAAGGTGTTCGTCGGGTTCGGTGACATCACCGCGCTGCACGAGGCGCTGGACGCGCGCGGGCTCGTGACCGTGCGGCGGGCCGTGTTAGCAGGTGGCGAGGCGGTGAACTCGCAGGCTTCTGGCGGGAAGGTCGTCCGGGGGCCGCTGGCCTGGGCGGCGGCGGGGGTCAGCGGTCGGGCTGGGGTGGCGATGGGGGTCAGCGGTCGGGCTGGGATGGCGGCGGGGGCCGGCGGTCGGGCTGGGATGGCGGCGGGGGCCGGCGGTCGGGCTGGGATGGCGGCGGGGGCCGGCGGTCGGGCTGGGATGGCGGCGGGGGTCAGCGGTCGGGCTGGGATGGCGGCAGGGGCCGGCAGTCGGGCTGGGATGGCGGCAGGGGTCAGCGGCCGAGCT
The Kribbella italica DNA segment above includes these coding regions:
- a CDS encoding NAD-dependent succinate-semialdehyde dehydrogenase, whose product is MTELDMIRQDEQAGSGEGSGKGSSEGSGRGSSEGSGRGSSEGSGRGSSEGSGRGSSEGSGDGSGGGPGKGSGRGSGEATGSGSDEARVVDAVHKRLYVGGQWRDAAGGATFDVLDPSTGEKLCAVADATPADGRAALDAAVAAQKSFAATSPRERADLLTAAFELLHDRIDDLALLMTLEMGKPLAEARGEITYAAEFFRHFAGEAVRIDGGYQTAPAGGARFLVARQPVGPCLLITPWNFPMAMGTRKLGPAIAAGCTSVIKPAHQTPLSMLALMDILAEAGVPAGVVNCVTAMDAGGVMEPLIRSGDARKLSFTGSTKVGRALLEQCAEKVLRTSLELGGNAPFVVFEDADLDEAVDGAIAAKMRNMGEACTAANRIYVHASVIDEFGRRLADRMGALTVGRGTGDGVQVGPLIDAAALAKVESLVADAVDRGASVLTGGSVAEGNGYFYPPTVLTGVPRDARMADQEIFGPVAPLTPFESEDEVVAAANDTEYGLVSYVYTNDLRRALRVAEALETGMVGLNQGVVSNPAAPFGGIKQSGLGREGGPNGIDEFLETKYIGIALK
- a CDS encoding TRM11 family SAM-dependent methyltransferase — encoded protein: MLLDRPVQDQIVLTTVGGAEDLLTGPDITDRTDGAVTCRIDGSLRPLHGTRLYLTAAVPLADEAAVLRSADTGVLSALDEPVRFRIAPGTPDARALWDVLVDKLGWSENTSDWAVNFVADPSDGGRWLGEIGPLHWSRNYPQLERLPWSTKPVVAEVMVRLAKVGTEHHIFDPFCGTGTILLAAHPFAYGRLVGSDRDEKAIELARENVARAGITAELSVGQAEKSSLASGSIDRVITNLPFGKLVGSHGDNAKLYPAVLKEIARVLRPDGRAVLLTEDKRLLKDSVARTPEVKIVRERLLKYSGASPTVFVLSGTRRRQTRR
- a CDS encoding FCD domain-containing protein, with amino-acid sequence MTNYIEPLAQESTPSIIADKLRKAIGHGELKPGTQLGEADLARKLGVSRGPLREGMQRLTQEGLLVAIRNRGLFVVDMTPDDVRDMYLAREAVERAAARKILQGGYAAAGQTLIDIVTEMAAAWTPAAVGELDIEFHETLVRLAASPRLARMHQTFITETRMCIHALEETYSASEVRIEEHLALATAIQQGDASLTDQLLVAHMDDAITRLTNR
- a CDS encoding maleate cis-trans isomerase, whose amino-acid sequence is MVTVGLLYPGHSAEDDYPALEARLDGSVRLPVVITSVGEDAHRVDALLDLGRAERLADGASELAAAAPDAVMWACTSGSFVFGPEGARNQASGVAQALGVPASSTSIAFVDALKHLGLTKVAVAASYPEDVAKHFVRFLTAGGAEVVSMGSHGIITAAEVGTLAPDQVVAMVKAADHPDAEAVLVPDTAMHTLQIIDQLEAAVGKPVLTANQVTVWKGLHLLGPVPSFPGLGTLFGAQK
- a CDS encoding LD-carboxypeptidase, coding for MLPLLDLDALAAVKKVFVGFGDITALHEALDARGLVTVRRAVLAGGEAVNSQASGGKVVRGPLAWAAAGVSGRAGVAMGVSGRAGMAAGAGGRAGMAAGAGGRAGMAAGAGGRAGMAAGVSGRAGMAAGAGSRAGMAAGVSGRAGMVTGASGRAGLVTRAGSRAGLVGDGVVASQVPGGDGGRGAVGADLGGGGLGWQVVGW